A section of the Mus musculus strain 129S6/SvEvTac chromosome 17 genomic contig, GRCm38.p6 alternate locus group 129S6/SvEvTac 129S6/SVEVTAC_MMCHR17_CTG1 genome encodes:
- the Olfr95 gene encoding olfactory receptor 95 has translation MGTNSSLVTEFVLVGFSRLVHLQGILFSLFLTVYLLTVAGNLLIVALVSTDAALQSPMYFFLRILSALEICYTSVTVPLLLHHLLTGRRHISRSGCALQMFFFLFFGATECCLLAAMAYDRYAAICEPLRYQVLLSRRVCVQLAGAAWSCGALVGLGHTSFIFSLPFCGPNAVPHFFCEIQPVLQLVCGDTSLNELQIILAAALIILCPFGLILSSYGRILVTIFRIPSAAGRRKAFSTCSSHLVVVSLFYGTAIFIYIRPKASYDPTTDPLLSLFYAVITPILNPVIYSLRNADVKAALKRSIQKMGPSEI, from the coding sequence ATGGGCACCAACTCCTCTCTGGTTACTGAGTTCGTGCTGGTGGGCTTCTCACGTCTGGTCCACCTGCAGGGCATCCTCTTCTCCCTGTTCTTGACCGTCTACCTGCTCACTGTGGCAGGCAATCTCCTCATCGTGGCGCTAGTCTCCACAGATGCAGCGTTGCAGtctcccatgtacttcttcctccgCATCCTCTCAGCCCTGGAGATCTGCTACACGTCGGTCACAGTCCCCTTGCTGCTGCACCATCTGCTCACTGGCCGGCGCCACATCTCGCGCTCTGGCTGCGCTCTGCAaatgttctttttccttttctttggtgCCACCGAGTGCTGCCTGCTGGCtgccatggcctatgaccgctatgctGCGATCTGCGAGCCCCTGCGCTACCAGGTGCTGCTCAGCCGCAGGGTTTGTGTGCAGCTCGCGGGCGCCGCGTGGTCTTGCGGGGCTCTAGTGGGGCTGGGCCACAcctccttcatcttctccttGCCCTTCTGTGGCCCCAACGCTGTCCCTCACTTCTTCTGTGAGATCCAGCCGGTGCTGCAGTTGGTGTGTGGAGACACCTCGCTCAACGAGCTGCAGATTATCCTGGCTGCCGCCCTTATCATCTTGTGCCCCTTTGGCCTCATTCTTAGCTCCTACGGACGGATCCTGGTCACCATTTTCCGCATCCCATCCGCTGCTGGTCGCCGCAAAGCCTTCTCCACCTGTTCCTCCCACCTGGTAGTGGTGTCTCTCTTCTATGGTACTGCCATCTTTATCTATATCCGCCCTAAGGCCAGCTATGACCCAACCACGGACCCCCTGCTGTCCCTCTTCTATGCTGTGATCACCCCCATCCTCAATCCTGTCATCTACAGCCTGAGGAATGCAGACGTCAAGGCCGCCCTAAAAAGAAGCATCCAGAAAATGGGGCCCTCCGAGATTTGA